One part of the Trichocoleus desertorum ATA4-8-CV12 genome encodes these proteins:
- a CDS encoding pseudouridine synthase has product MPYRYLLFYKPYDVLTQFTDNSAETPRQTLKNYIPVPGIYPVGRLDRDSEGLLLLTNHGQLQHRLSDPQFQHPRTYWVQVERVPDAAALAQLRQGVTIQGYQTRPAQVTLLPTEPNLPPREPPIRFRKNVPTAWLDMTLTEGKNRQVRRMTAAVGFPTLRLVRVAIAHLQLAGLEPGQWRDLTPPEQTCLQQLCFPRAKLN; this is encoded by the coding sequence GTGCCTTATCGTTACCTGCTGTTCTATAAGCCGTACGACGTGCTGACGCAATTTACAGACAATAGTGCTGAAACCCCTCGTCAGACTCTCAAAAACTATATTCCAGTCCCCGGAATTTACCCAGTCGGTCGCTTGGATCGAGACAGCGAAGGCTTGCTCCTACTGACCAATCACGGTCAACTACAACACCGCCTCAGTGACCCGCAATTTCAACATCCGCGTACTTATTGGGTGCAGGTAGAGCGAGTCCCCGATGCCGCCGCTTTAGCTCAATTGCGCCAAGGCGTGACGATTCAAGGCTACCAAACTCGCCCTGCCCAAGTGACATTACTGCCAACGGAGCCTAATTTGCCCCCCCGCGAGCCACCCATTCGGTTTCGTAAAAATGTCCCGACTGCTTGGTTGGACATGACCTTAACAGAAGGCAAAAATCGTCAAGTGCGTCGCATGACCGCAGCGGTGGGGTTTCCGACTCTGCGCCTGGTACGAGTTGCGATCGCCCACCTCCAATTGGCAGGGCTAGAGCCAGGTCAATGGCGGGACCTCACTCCGCCAGAGCAGACATGCTTACAACAGCTTTGCTTTCCGAGAGCAAAACTTAATTAA
- a CDS encoding glutathione S-transferase family protein → MGMLVKGQWMTEREQEDTQGRFLRPSTTFRHQITADGSSGFKAESDRYHLYICWACPWAHRTAIMRQLKGLEPAITLSVVDPIMGEEGWFFSDYPGSIPDTVNQTKYLREVYLKVEPDYTGRVTVPVLWDKHTNTIVNNESREIIRMLDTEFGAIAQKETSYYPENLRSQIEQTIDAIYQPINNGVYRAGFATQQSAYEEAVTELFDALDHWEQVLSQQRYLCGDRLTEADICMFTTLLRFDAVYYSHFKCNLRRIADYPNLWNYLKDIYQYPEVKPTCYLDHIKLHYYKSHPKVNPTGIVPKGPIIDFDAPHDRDRFS, encoded by the coding sequence CTGGGTATGTTGGTGAAAGGCCAATGGATGACAGAGAGGGAACAAGAAGACACTCAAGGCCGCTTTTTAAGACCCTCCACCACCTTCCGCCATCAAATTACTGCTGATGGGTCTAGTGGATTCAAGGCCGAATCCGATCGCTACCATCTCTATATTTGTTGGGCTTGTCCTTGGGCACACCGTACCGCTATCATGCGCCAACTGAAGGGCTTAGAGCCTGCGATTACCCTCTCAGTCGTTGATCCAATCATGGGAGAAGAGGGCTGGTTTTTTTCGGATTATCCTGGCTCTATTCCTGACACGGTAAATCAGACAAAATATTTGCGCGAGGTCTATCTCAAAGTAGAACCTGATTATACGGGACGAGTCACAGTTCCGGTGTTGTGGGATAAGCATACTAACACCATCGTCAACAACGAATCCCGCGAAATCATTCGCATGTTAGATACAGAGTTCGGGGCGATCGCTCAAAAAGAGACGAGCTATTATCCAGAAAATCTGCGATCGCAAATCGAGCAAACCATTGATGCCATTTACCAACCAATTAACAACGGGGTGTATCGAGCTGGGTTTGCCACTCAACAGTCAGCCTACGAGGAAGCCGTCACGGAATTGTTTGACGCCCTCGACCATTGGGAGCAAGTCCTGAGTCAGCAACGGTATCTCTGTGGCGATCGCCTGACGGAAGCAGACATTTGCATGTTCACAACGTTGCTACGGTTTGATGCGGTTTACTACAGCCACTTCAAATGCAATCTGCGACGGATTGCCGACTATCCCAACTTGTGGAACTACCTCAAAGACATTTACCAATACCCAGAAGTCAAACCTACCTGCTACTTAGACCACATTAAGCTGCACTATTATAAGAGCCATCCCAAGGTAAACCCCACTGGCATCGTCCCCAAAGGCCCCATTATTGACTTTGATGCGCCTCACGATCGCGATCGTTTTTCGTAG
- a CDS encoding DUF928 domain-containing protein encodes MYRTKSYATLTAVCVALISSLAPLALPMSAIANSVRPSVKDGPGGRTSGGSRPGTCLGRNSITALIPAAQTKGLTTERFPTLFFHVPPTAAKTAEFVLQNENKQQVYRTKLRLAGQPGVTSFKLPPVATSGLEAGKSYRWFFSVICDEVAPDKSGNPFVMGWIKHVNPNPALVQQLRQASPRDRVALYQQSGFWYEALNTLAQLRRSAPRDAALAKDWVNLLRSAGLDRVTREPLVQFSALEPIDLAQK; translated from the coding sequence ATGTACCGGACAAAATCGTATGCAACCCTCACAGCCGTTTGTGTAGCTCTCATTTCATCCTTAGCACCGCTGGCCCTGCCTATGTCAGCGATCGCCAACTCAGTCAGGCCATCCGTCAAAGATGGGCCAGGAGGTCGTACTTCGGGTGGTTCTCGACCTGGAACTTGCCTGGGACGCAACTCGATTACGGCTCTGATTCCGGCGGCACAAACTAAAGGTCTCACCACAGAGCGCTTTCCCACGCTCTTTTTCCACGTTCCGCCTACCGCTGCTAAAACCGCTGAATTCGTTTTGCAAAACGAAAACAAACAACAGGTCTACAGAACGAAACTGCGGCTCGCTGGGCAACCAGGTGTTACGAGCTTCAAACTGCCCCCTGTTGCTACCTCCGGGCTAGAAGCGGGCAAAAGCTATCGTTGGTTTTTCTCAGTCATTTGCGATGAGGTGGCACCCGATAAATCAGGCAATCCTTTTGTGATGGGATGGATCAAACATGTCAACCCCAATCCTGCTTTGGTGCAGCAGTTGCGGCAGGCCAGCCCTCGCGATCGCGTTGCTCTCTACCAGCAATCGGGTTTTTGGTACGAAGCGTTGAATACCTTGGCCCAGTTGCGCCGCTCTGCTCCTCGCGATGCCGCTTTAGCTAAGGATTGGGTTAATCTATTAAGATCCGCTGGTCTCGATCGCGTCACTAGAGAACCCTTGGTGCAGTTCTCCGCCCTCGAACCCATCGATCTTGCTCAGAAGTAG
- a CDS encoding PAS domain S-box protein yields the protein MTSDPQPYWCQFSSRSAASGELPSPNLGAKYQVFSANSHPISVEVQQYRPSYKQSSSIQLALDATGTIATVNPLGAACLGYTVQELIGSSVFHLFHPEDQDFLRIKLNECLQNVRPPSAGVKTEIAHNHYWELRQICKNGRVIWVKAFVQPEAFAQPEAFGQPAIEPTINLEGSCPSDLLGATVQLLCEDITEWKQAEAGLQQERNFIAAVLDTVANLIVVLDPQGQIIRFNRACQRVTGYTFAEVKGIPFWDILLLPEEIAGVKAGFSQLQAGLFPNEYENHWVTKTGIPRLIAWSNTAIVDGDGKVEYMIGTGLDITERRQTELALQRSQQQQYQHLVDSVEGIVWEGEADSLQFSFVSPKAERILGYPLADWLRDPQFWLNHIHPDDRTWVVETCHRETQARRNHTLEYRMIAQNGQLVWFRDMITLVPDTQPLQLRGVMLDITERRQAEIALQMSEARYRAVVEQATEGIFLVDVETKRLLETNAACQGLLGYSAEELSALTLYDVVAHDRADIERNIQQVLAQKRYFIGERQYRRKDGSLIEVEVSAHVVSNHYWSFLCVVVHDVTAYKQAGAALEQSLALLRATLESTADGIMAIGADCQVLCANRKLIEMWGISEELMAPSRGEERLQFLAAQIKDPNIFLTKIQAVQRQPDAEVQDLIEFKDGRVVERYSKPQRLGDQIVGRVWSFRDITQRQQAETALAQSEAKWRSLIQNSSDIIAILEADGTVRYQSPAVERVMGHSPQELVGRNALELIHPEDVEYVAQAFRDLIAGVLPSLSIEFRFMHQDGTWRFVQSTGMNLLDDPSVMGIVTNSRDITERKRAERALQKQTDRERLMRLIAQRIHQSLNLEEILNTTVAEVRQFLKTDRAIIFRFNPDGSGVVSVESVTEGWKPILGRVIHDRCFAPIAGRATRRHTIRAIADLDAAEVAPCYVEMLAPLQIKASLVVPILQGEQLWGLLIAHHCSAPRQWLPPEVNFLEELATQVAIAIQQSELYQQVQRLNSALESQVEERTVQLQQALNFEAMLKRITDKVRDSLDESQILQTAVRELALVLQVACCDTALYDANYTTSTICYEYTTSLPASWGRVLKMADFPELYSQLLQGQYFQFCEIVPNPCRDRVSMLACPIFDDQGAIGDLWLFRSREAAFSELEIRLVQQVTNQCAIAIRQARLYQEAQAQVRELEKLNRLKDDFLSTVSHELRTPVCNIKMAIQMLELSLQRETFLPQASSKTARYLQVLKDECNREISLINDLLDLQRLEVGSQPLTLEIIQPQEWIRGVVQPFYDRARGREQRLRLELPTRLPPILSHASSLTRILAELLNNACKYTPPGEEIVVSVHAAPGQVQLKVTNFGVEIPAAELPYIFDKFYRVPSTDPWKQGGTGLGLALVQKLAEHLGGTIAVESAARQTCFIVELPLTPTQVG from the coding sequence ATGACTTCTGATCCACAACCGTACTGGTGCCAGTTTTCGTCTAGATCAGCCGCTTCAGGTGAGTTGCCATCCCCTAACTTAGGTGCTAAGTATCAAGTATTTTCAGCCAACTCGCACCCAATTAGTGTGGAAGTGCAGCAATATCGCCCGTCATACAAACAAAGCTCCTCAATTCAGCTTGCTTTAGACGCCACAGGCACCATTGCGACGGTGAACCCGCTAGGTGCAGCCTGTCTGGGTTACACCGTACAGGAGTTGATTGGCAGCTCAGTTTTTCACCTATTCCACCCGGAGGATCAGGATTTTCTGCGGATAAAGTTAAATGAGTGTTTGCAAAATGTCAGACCTCCGTCAGCAGGAGTAAAGACAGAGATTGCTCACAATCACTACTGGGAATTGCGGCAGATTTGTAAAAATGGACGGGTGATATGGGTGAAAGCTTTTGTACAACCAGAAGCTTTTGCGCAACCAGAGGCTTTTGGACAACCAGCTATAGAACCAACTATCAACCTTGAGGGTAGCTGCCCTAGCGATTTGCTTGGGGCGACCGTGCAACTATTGTGTGAAGACATTACTGAGTGGAAGCAAGCCGAGGCAGGACTGCAACAAGAACGCAACTTCATTGCGGCTGTGCTCGATACTGTCGCCAACTTAATTGTCGTCCTAGACCCTCAAGGACAGATCATTCGCTTCAATCGAGCCTGCCAACGCGTAACTGGATACACATTTGCTGAAGTCAAAGGCATTCCTTTCTGGGATATTCTGCTGTTGCCAGAAGAAATCGCAGGTGTCAAAGCTGGCTTTAGTCAGTTACAAGCTGGGTTGTTTCCTAACGAGTACGAAAATCACTGGGTTACGAAGACAGGTATCCCTCGCTTAATTGCTTGGTCTAATACAGCGATCGTAGATGGTGACGGCAAAGTTGAATACATGATTGGCACTGGCCTGGATATTACGGAGCGGCGACAAACAGAATTGGCCTTGCAGCGATCGCAACAGCAGCAATACCAGCATCTGGTGGATTCAGTAGAGGGTATTGTTTGGGAAGGCGAAGCTGACAGTCTCCAGTTCTCCTTTGTCAGTCCCAAAGCCGAACGAATTCTAGGCTATCCCCTCGCCGATTGGTTAAGAGATCCGCAATTTTGGCTCAATCATATTCACCCAGACGATCGCACCTGGGTAGTCGAGACTTGTCATCGGGAAACTCAAGCGCGACGAAACCACACGCTAGAATACCGCATGATCGCCCAGAATGGGCAATTGGTATGGTTCAGAGACATGATTACGCTCGTACCTGACACCCAGCCTTTACAATTGCGCGGAGTCATGCTCGATATCACTGAGCGCCGCCAAGCAGAAATTGCTTTGCAAATGAGTGAGGCCCGCTATCGAGCAGTGGTCGAGCAAGCTACAGAAGGAATCTTCTTGGTTGATGTGGAAACCAAACGGTTACTAGAAACCAACGCCGCCTGCCAAGGCTTATTGGGCTATAGCGCCGAGGAACTGTCAGCCTTGACTCTCTACGATGTAGTCGCTCACGATCGCGCGGACATTGAGCGAAATATTCAACAAGTTTTGGCTCAAAAGCGTTATTTCATCGGGGAGCGGCAATATCGTCGTAAAGACGGCTCCTTGATTGAAGTGGAAGTGAGTGCCCATGTCGTCAGCAACCACTACTGGTCATTTTTGTGTGTCGTCGTTCATGATGTCACAGCTTATAAGCAAGCAGGAGCAGCCTTAGAGCAATCCCTGGCATTGCTACGTGCCACCCTGGAGTCTACTGCCGACGGCATCATGGCCATTGGAGCAGATTGTCAAGTGTTGTGTGCCAACCGCAAACTGATAGAAATGTGGGGAATTTCGGAGGAGTTGATGGCCCCCTCGCGGGGTGAAGAGCGCTTGCAATTCTTGGCCGCTCAAATAAAAGATCCCAATATCTTCTTAACCAAGATTCAAGCTGTACAAAGGCAACCTGATGCAGAAGTGCAGGACTTGATCGAATTTAAAGATGGCAGAGTGGTCGAGCGCTACTCTAAACCGCAACGCTTAGGCGATCAAATCGTCGGTCGAGTGTGGAGTTTTCGAGATATTACTCAGCGGCAGCAAGCAGAAACGGCGTTGGCCCAAAGTGAAGCCAAATGGCGATCGCTGATTCAAAACAGTTCCGATATTATTGCCATTCTGGAAGCTGATGGAACGGTGCGCTATCAAAGCCCCGCAGTTGAACGCGTCATGGGGCACTCGCCGCAGGAATTAGTGGGCAGGAACGCGCTAGAACTGATTCACCCCGAAGATGTGGAATATGTGGCTCAAGCCTTTAGAGACTTGATCGCAGGCGTATTACCCTCACTCTCCATTGAGTTTCGCTTTATGCACCAAGACGGCACTTGGCGCTTTGTGCAGTCCACTGGGATGAATCTGCTAGACGATCCGTCTGTCATGGGCATTGTCACCAACTCACGAGACATTACCGAACGGAAACGAGCTGAGCGAGCTTTGCAAAAGCAGACCGATCGCGAACGCTTAATGCGATTAATTGCCCAACGCATCCACCAGTCATTGAACTTAGAAGAAATTCTCAATACGACCGTTGCCGAGGTGCGGCAGTTTCTCAAAACCGATCGAGCGATTATTTTTCGATTTAACCCGGATGGTAGCGGGGTCGTGAGTGTGGAGTCGGTGACAGAAGGGTGGAAACCTATCCTGGGTCGGGTGATTCACGATCGCTGTTTTGCTCCCATTGCTGGCCGAGCAACACGTCGCCACACCATCCGAGCGATCGCTGATCTCGACGCTGCTGAGGTTGCTCCTTGCTATGTCGAGATGTTGGCTCCCTTACAGATAAAAGCCAGCTTGGTGGTGCCAATCTTGCAAGGTGAGCAGTTGTGGGGCTTATTGATTGCCCATCACTGTAGTGCGCCTCGGCAGTGGTTGCCACCAGAAGTGAATTTCCTAGAAGAGTTAGCGACTCAAGTAGCGATCGCGATTCAACAGTCGGAGCTATATCAGCAAGTGCAACGACTCAATTCGGCCTTGGAGTCGCAAGTGGAGGAACGAACTGTCCAGCTCCAGCAAGCGCTCAACTTTGAAGCCATGCTAAAGCGGATTACGGACAAAGTGCGCGACAGCCTAGACGAAAGCCAAATTTTGCAGACAGCGGTGCGGGAACTGGCCTTGGTGTTGCAAGTCGCCTGTTGTGATACAGCACTCTACGACGCTAACTACACCACTTCCACGATCTGCTATGAGTACACCACTTCTCTCCCCGCATCCTGGGGGCGAGTGTTGAAAATGGCAGATTTCCCTGAACTGTATAGCCAACTCTTGCAAGGACAATATTTCCAATTTTGCGAAATCGTGCCCAATCCTTGCCGGGATCGCGTATCAATGTTGGCTTGCCCGATTTTTGATGACCAAGGAGCGATCGGGGATTTGTGGCTGTTCCGCTCTAGAGAAGCAGCATTTAGTGAACTAGAAATTCGCTTAGTCCAGCAAGTGACCAATCAATGCGCGATCGCCATTCGCCAAGCCCGACTCTATCAAGAAGCACAAGCTCAAGTCCGAGAGCTAGAGAAGTTAAATCGGCTTAAAGATGATTTTCTCAGTACGGTTTCTCACGAATTGAGAACTCCGGTTTGCAACATTAAAATGGCGATCCAAATGCTGGAGTTGAGCCTCCAACGCGAAACCTTTCTCCCTCAGGCATCCAGTAAAACTGCTCGCTATTTGCAGGTCTTGAAAGATGAGTGCAACCGGGAGATTAGCCTGATCAACGACTTGCTCGATTTGCAGCGTTTGGAGGTAGGCAGCCAACCACTAACTCTAGAAATTATCCAGCCCCAAGAGTGGATTCGAGGCGTTGTCCAACCCTTTTATGACCGAGCTAGAGGGCGGGAGCAGCGCTTGCGACTAGAATTACCAACGCGCTTACCTCCTATTCTTTCCCATGCTTCCAGCTTGACCCGAATTCTGGCGGAGTTGTTGAACAACGCCTGTAAGTACACCCCGCCCGGTGAAGAGATTGTAGTCTCTGTCCATGCAGCGCCGGGGCAGGTGCAACTCAAGGTCACTAACTTTGGCGTCGAAATTCCGGCGGCGGAGCTACCTTATATTTTTGACAAGTTCTACCGAGTGCCAAGCACAGACCCGTGGAAACAAGGTGGAACAGGCTTAGGACTGGCTTTGGTCCAAAAACTCGCTGAACATTTGGGAGGCACCATTGCAGTAGAAAGTGCAGCGAGACAAACCTGCTTCATCGTAGAACTGCCTCTGACTCCTACCCAAGTGGGTTAA
- the pip gene encoding prolyl aminopeptidase, which yields MRDLYPAIAPYRTGTLQVSELHTLYFEESGNPQGKPVVFLHGGPGGGSIARYRQYFDADQWRLVVFDQRGCGRSKPHAELRENTTWDLVEDIEKLRSHLGIEQWVVFGGSWGSTLSLAYSQTYPERCLGLILRGIFMLRQKELQWFYQEGASYIFPDAWEAYLQPIPPAERHDLIAAYHRRLTSPDLQVRLEAARAWSVWEATTSKLYPDSDLQARFAESDFADAFARIECHYFVNRGFFEPEDQLLQNVGRIRHIPAVIVQGRYDVVCPMISAWELHQVWPEAEFIVVPDAGHSMMEPGIRTALLEATDKFAAQS from the coding sequence ATTCGTGACCTCTATCCCGCGATCGCACCCTATCGTACCGGAACACTACAAGTCTCCGAGCTGCATACGCTTTATTTTGAAGAGTCTGGCAACCCACAAGGCAAGCCAGTTGTGTTTCTACATGGGGGGCCAGGGGGTGGCAGTATTGCTCGCTATCGCCAATATTTTGATGCTGATCAGTGGCGGCTTGTTGTGTTTGATCAACGAGGCTGTGGTCGCAGCAAGCCACATGCCGAACTGAGAGAGAACACCACTTGGGATCTCGTCGAGGATATTGAAAAACTGCGATCGCATTTGGGCATTGAGCAATGGGTTGTGTTTGGTGGTAGTTGGGGCAGTACTCTCTCCCTGGCTTACAGCCAAACCTATCCAGAACGCTGTCTGGGTCTGATTTTGCGCGGTATCTTTATGCTGCGTCAAAAAGAGTTGCAATGGTTTTATCAAGAGGGAGCCAGCTATATCTTTCCCGATGCCTGGGAAGCCTATCTGCAACCCATTCCGCCAGCAGAACGGCATGATCTGATCGCGGCTTATCATCGGCGTTTGACTAGTCCAGATCTACAGGTGCGTCTTGAAGCGGCTCGGGCTTGGTCGGTGTGGGAAGCGACTACGAGTAAGCTCTATCCCGATTCAGACCTGCAAGCCAGATTTGCAGAGTCCGACTTTGCCGATGCCTTTGCTCGGATTGAATGCCATTACTTTGTTAATCGCGGTTTCTTTGAACCAGAAGATCAGCTGCTTCAGAATGTCGGTCGAATTCGCCATATCCCGGCGGTGATTGTGCAAGGTCGCTATGATGTAGTCTGCCCGATGATTTCGGCTTGGGAATTGCATCAAGTTTGGCCAGAAGCAGAGTTTATTGTGGTGCCAGATGCAGGACACTCGATGATGGAACCAGGAATTCGCACCGCTTTGCTGGAGGCTACCGATAAATTTGCGGCTCAATCTTAG
- a CDS encoding CHASE2 domain-containing protein: MNWQFREWGWRLLPGGITALIVVGLLKVGAWQPLEQLSYRLLFRLRGDQAWDERVVVVAIDEPSLKKYGLFPWPRQYHTQLLQRLTKAEPSAIAFDVILSEPTPQDAKLAAAMQQQGHVVLAQAWDYLGTPLHISPPLKTAAVDVGHVAKQEDADGVTRSIQPQVKGVAALGLVAVQVYSLVQEPVQLPPLNQPLWVNWPGSAQRIQQYSYAAVLQGQVPNTAFKNKIVLVGMTAIGFDPLPTPFNRNPSASGVHLHAAVISNLLQQNWLRRPPQSWSWLLLLAGPGLSWVLSRWNTSQQIGLWIGICLGWSLVSLLVFKAGYWVPVAAPLILTTVTTGVVVLHDRLRVNSLLQARSEFLATMSHEIRTPMNAVIGMTGLLLDTPLSEQQRDFVETIRSSGDALLTIINDILDFSKIESGKLELEEQPFELRTCVEECLDLLASRASEKNLELTYWIDPAVPQQLIGDITRIRQILVNLLSNAVKFTHAGEVVVSVKAGFAPNQRLQRIEPPSSLKDGGKVYEICFAVKDTGIGIPLDRLDRLFKSFSQADSSTTRQYGGTGLGLVISQRLSQMMGGRMWVETQLDQGSTFYFTVLAPAAPDLAPLNLASSQAQLTGKRLLIVDDNATNRRILCLQAQSWQMQPETVDSGTAALACLQEQPSFDLVILDMQMPGMNGLTLADAIRQLPGCQTLPLVMLTSLGRPEVNAQAIAAKFAAFLTKPVKQTQLYNALLQVMGAQPILTSHAQPLPKFDQGLGDRHPLRLLLAEDNVVNQKVALRLLEKMGYRADVAGNGLEVLDALQRQTYDVVLMDVQMPEMDGLTATRQIHQHWSPSQRPRLVAMTANAMQGDREACLKAGMDDYISKPIRTEELMQALLRCPSHIVSAVASSTSATAVVIDPQALEALRELGGEEADALLQEIIDTYLEDTPKLLQAIAAALESQDAIALKHAIHTLQVTSTHIGAVTLCEVCQDLQATQNAEDLNPGEWLARLEAEYRKVVVALQAEHPQVRA; this comes from the coding sequence ATGAATTGGCAGTTCCGTGAATGGGGATGGCGGCTGCTACCTGGTGGCATCACTGCCCTCATTGTGGTTGGGCTGCTCAAGGTAGGAGCCTGGCAACCTTTAGAACAGTTGTCCTATCGGCTGTTATTTCGGCTGCGGGGAGACCAAGCTTGGGATGAGCGAGTGGTGGTTGTTGCCATTGATGAACCCAGTCTCAAAAAATATGGTCTGTTTCCTTGGCCCCGACAGTACCACACCCAGCTATTGCAGCGCTTAACCAAAGCAGAACCGAGCGCGATCGCCTTTGATGTCATTCTGTCAGAACCCACTCCTCAAGATGCCAAATTAGCAGCAGCAATGCAGCAGCAAGGCCATGTCGTGTTAGCCCAAGCATGGGACTATCTCGGCACTCCTTTACACATCAGCCCACCCCTAAAAACTGCCGCAGTTGACGTTGGCCATGTGGCCAAACAGGAGGACGCAGATGGCGTGACTCGCAGCATCCAACCCCAAGTGAAAGGCGTAGCAGCTCTCGGATTAGTGGCGGTGCAAGTGTATTCCTTAGTTCAGGAACCCGTTCAACTACCACCGCTGAATCAACCGCTATGGGTCAATTGGCCGGGTTCAGCCCAGCGAATTCAGCAATATTCTTATGCTGCCGTATTGCAAGGGCAAGTACCTAACACTGCCTTTAAGAACAAAATTGTTTTAGTGGGCATGACAGCGATTGGGTTTGATCCACTGCCTACCCCTTTTAATCGCAATCCCTCTGCCAGTGGGGTGCATCTCCACGCAGCAGTCATTAGCAATCTCTTGCAGCAGAATTGGTTGCGCCGTCCCCCGCAAAGTTGGAGTTGGCTATTGCTGTTAGCTGGCCCTGGTTTGAGCTGGGTGCTGAGCCGTTGGAATACCAGCCAGCAAATTGGCCTCTGGATCGGCATCTGTCTGGGCTGGAGTCTGGTCAGCTTGCTGGTGTTTAAGGCGGGCTATTGGGTACCCGTCGCTGCCCCTTTGATCTTAACCACGGTCACCACAGGGGTTGTAGTTCTGCACGATCGCCTTCGGGTCAACTCTTTACTCCAAGCGAGAAGTGAGTTTCTAGCGACCATGAGTCACGAAATCCGCACGCCCATGAATGCAGTCATTGGCATGACAGGATTGTTACTTGATACCCCTCTTAGCGAGCAGCAGCGAGACTTTGTAGAGACGATTCGCAGCAGTGGAGATGCGTTGCTGACCATTATTAATGACATTCTAGATTTCTCTAAAATTGAATCTGGCAAGCTAGAGCTAGAGGAGCAACCCTTTGAATTACGAACCTGTGTGGAGGAGTGTTTAGACCTACTCGCTTCCAGGGCTTCTGAGAAAAATCTAGAGCTAACTTATTGGATTGATCCAGCCGTACCACAGCAACTGATCGGAGATATTACCCGGATTCGGCAGATTTTGGTCAACTTGCTGAGTAATGCAGTGAAATTTACCCATGCTGGAGAGGTCGTGGTTTCTGTTAAGGCGGGTTTCGCCCCTAACCAACGATTGCAAAGGATTGAGCCACCATCCAGCTTGAAAGACGGGGGCAAGGTCTACGAAATTTGTTTTGCGGTCAAAGATACCGGGATTGGTATCCCACTCGATCGCCTCGATCGCTTGTTTAAATCTTTCAGCCAAGCCGACTCTTCTACGACTCGGCAGTATGGTGGCACGGGTCTGGGGTTGGTCATTAGTCAACGCCTCAGCCAGATGATGGGCGGTCGGATGTGGGTAGAAACTCAATTGGATCAAGGCTCAACGTTTTATTTCACAGTTTTAGCGCCAGCCGCACCAGACTTAGCCCCCTTGAATCTAGCCAGCTCTCAAGCCCAATTAACTGGGAAGCGGCTGTTAATCGTCGATGACAACGCCACGAACCGACGAATTTTGTGTCTGCAAGCGCAGTCCTGGCAGATGCAGCCTGAAACTGTAGATTCCGGTACTGCTGCTTTGGCATGTTTACAAGAGCAGCCATCGTTCGACCTGGTGATTTTAGATATGCAAATGCCAGGGATGAATGGCCTGACTTTGGCAGATGCGATTCGCCAGTTGCCAGGGTGCCAAACCTTGCCCTTAGTGATGCTCACGTCTCTAGGCCGACCGGAAGTGAATGCTCAGGCGATCGCCGCTAAGTTTGCCGCCTTTCTGACTAAGCCTGTCAAACAAACCCAGCTTTACAATGCGCTCTTGCAAGTCATGGGAGCCCAACCGATTCTAACTAGCCATGCTCAGCCTCTCCCTAAGTTTGATCAAGGCTTAGGCGATCGCCATCCCCTCCGCCTGTTGCTGGCTGAAGACAATGTGGTGAATCAGAAAGTGGCCTTACGCCTGCTAGAGAAAATGGGCTATCGCGCAGATGTGGCAGGGAATGGCCTGGAAGTGCTGGATGCCTTACAGCGCCAAACCTATGATGTGGTACTGATGGATGTACAAATGCCAGAAATGGATGGCTTGACGGCGACTCGACAGATTCATCAGCATTGGTCTCCCAGCCAGCGTCCCCGACTGGTTGCGATGACCGCAAATGCGATGCAGGGCGATCGCGAAGCTTGCCTAAAAGCAGGCATGGACGACTATATCAGCAAACCCATTCGCACCGAAGAATTGATGCAAGCGCTCTTGCGTTGTCCCTCTCACATAGTTTCTGCGGTGGCTAGCTCCACATCGGCTACCGCAGTCGTGATCGATCCCCAAGCGCTAGAGGCTTTGCGAGAGTTGGGAGGGGAGGAAGCAGACGCGCTTTTACAAGAAATTATTGATACTTATTTAGAAGACACTCCTAAACTGCTACAAGCGATCGCCGCCGCTTTAGAGAGTCAAGACGCGATCGCCCTGAAGCATGCCATCCATACCTTGCAAGTGACGAGCACCCATATCGGTGCAGTAACCCTCTGTGAAGTGTGCCAAGACTTACAGGCTACTCAAAACGCTGAAGACCTGAATCCTGGGGAATGGTTGGCTCGCCTAGAAGCAGAATATCGAAAAGTAGTCGTCGCTTTGCAAGCAGAGCATCCACAAGTGCGAGCCTAA